A stretch of Hypomesus transpacificus isolate Combined female chromosome 7, fHypTra1, whole genome shotgun sequence DNA encodes these proteins:
- the vezt gene encoding vezatin isoform X2 yields the protein MTEEFDEDVVFENSPLFQYLQDLGHTDFEACPTVSQEEECGGGEATISQQDFPPKSTGGLLWQWAEAVWRRTPFHQAAASHRMEQQLDGVFGQYSVRCVLEQDVLLQEDVELIELLDPSLLTLGSSSGCPGLGHTLPRPRLLATPSHWDVAVLVGLAAVLLGLYTISEGVWSLAAVPWGAAVLGWVGLRGAGLWRQGQMQRAVHTRASELQALVGNSKTLTSLARKSLRLVQETEVISRGFTLVSAASSFSRAGPGAGPRGQQLIGLRKAVYRALRSAFRASRRATCHMLKSYPLNSEIDNVTNYVSAVPLKELGLGLGVEHLSDEQAQELTDDFSLPALKVLFQLWVGQSSECFRRLALLLSPLRLEEPSEGGVKGEACPPLHCTIGMVTEPLHHALASCLGDLQRSYDFHRYFETQPRSHGTDRVGRAREKCRELNTLHTSVRSLQLHLKALLSEMIIMEDDLEKLMVSREAVEVTCEGYQDLSDRLHHLQPHMQASAGCWEDTLGQVERMLRRANNCPGTPEGPEQCDPPVPKAPPPTYTLILDRDPVPEEQELEAYVSDSDSDGEFKGSVCDMLSPEDRERQRREREESRRVLSELKAVLGMRASEGERRKWKQLLFNDQAAVTPTVSGELPSDSAPVEAPPSVEAPPSVAVAETDGREGNHLPESFKEQENQEEVRDDSSLKETEKEAEHVTEFTCGRVEETGEETGEEGGSSSDGGSATRLYQYDGLPGEGAGQNGVDCLLRQRVLAVSVMDRLTEMHGSATLSFSSALAAQVAARSHTFTNMEEQTFGDDEEGDEEEEASETSGRRVPEGD from the exons aactctcctctcttccagtaCCTGCAGGATCTAGGACACACAGATTTCGAGGCATGTCCGACCGTATCACAGGAGGAAGagtgtggtggaggagaggcgaCCATCTCCCAGCAGGATTTCCCTCCCAAATCTACA GGAGGGCTTTTATGGCAATGGGCTGAAGCCGTATGGAGGCGCACCCCGTTTCACCAGGCCGCGGCTTCCCATAGGATGGAGCAGCAGCTG gacgGTGTGTTTGGCCAGTACTCTGTGAGgtgtgtgctggagcaggacgTGCTGCTGCAGGAGGATGTGGAGCTGATTGAGCTGCTGGACCCCAGCCTGCTCACCCTGGGCTCCTCCTCGGGCTGTCCCGGCCTGGGTCACACCCTGCCCAGGCCCCGCCTCCTGGCCACGCCCTCACACTG GGACGTTGCTGTGCTGGTGGGCCTGGCCGCCGTGCTCCTGGGCCTGTACACCATCTCAGAGGGGGTGTGGTCTCTGGCGGCCGTCCCCTGGGGTGCAGCTGTTctgggctgggtggggctgAGGGGAGCGGGCTTGTGGAGGCAGGGCCAGATGCAGAGGGCCGTACATACCCGGGCCTCAGAGCTGCAGGCACTGGTGGGGAACAGCAAAACGCTGACCAGCCTGGCTCGGAAATCCCTGCGTCTGGTGCAGGAGACGGAGGTCATTTCTAGGGGGTTCACCCT GGTGAGTGCCGCCAGCTCCTTTAGCAGGGCagggccgggggcggggcctaGAGGGCAACAGCTGATTGGCCTGAGGAAGGCGGTTTACCGGGCCCTCCGCTCAGCCTTCCGAGCGTCCCGCAGAGCCACCTGCCACATGCTCAAATC GTACCCCCTCAACTCTGAGATCGACAATGTGACCAACTACGTGTCTGCTGTTCCGCTGAAggagctgggcctgggcctgggggtgGAGCATCTGAGCGACGAGCAGGCGCAGGAGCTAACAGACGACTTCAGCCTCCCGGCCCTGAAG GTGCTGTTCCAGCTGTGGGTGGGACAGAGCTCTGAGTGTTTCCGCCGATTGGCCCTGCTGCTGTCACCGCTGCGATTGGAAGAACCCTCTGAGGGCGGGGTGAAGGGCGAGGCCTGTCCGCCTCTGCATTGCACTATCGGTATGGTAACGGAACCCCTCCACCATGCCCTGGCCAGTTGCCTGGGCGATCTGCAGCGCAGCTACGACTTCCACCGCTACTTTGAGACCCAACCGCGGTCCCACGGCACGGACAGGGTGGGGCGCGCCAGGGAGAAATGCCGAGAGCTGAACACCCTCCACACGTCGGTACGCAGCCTTCAGCTGCACCTCAAAGCCCTGCTCAGCGA GATGATCATCATGGAGGACGACCTGGAGAAGCTGATGGTGTCCAGGGAGGCGGTGGAGGTGACGTGTGAGGGCTACCAGGACCTCAGTGACCGGCTGCACCACCTGCAGCCCCACATGCAGGCCAGCGCCGGCTGCTGGGAGGACACACTGGGCCAGGTGGAGCGCATGCTGCGACGCGCCAACAACTGCCCGG GAACCCCTGAAGGCCCAGAGCAGTGTGACCCCCCTGTCCCcaaggcccctccccccacctacaCCCTGATCCTGGACAGGGACCCTGTGCCTGAGGAACAG GAGCTGGAGGCGTACGTGTCGGACTCAGACTCTGACGGCGAGTTTAAGGGCTCGGTGTGTGACATGCTGTCCCCAGAGGACAGGGAGCGGCAGCggcgggagagggaggagtctcGCCGCGTCCTGTCAGAGCTCAAAGCCGTGCTGGGCATGCGAGCCtccgagggagagaggaggaagtggaaaCAGCTGCTGTTCAACGACCAAG CCGCAGTGACGCCTACCGTGTCTGGGGAACTTCCGAGTGACTCCGCCCCAGTGGAGGCTCCGCCTTCTGTGGAAGCTCCGCCTTCGGTGGCCGTGGCAGAGACGGACGGCAGGGAGGGAAACCATCTGCCAGAGAGTTTTAAAGagcaggagaaccaggaggaggTCAGGGATGACTCTTCCCTTaaagagactgagaaagaggcTGAGCATGTGACTGAATTCACTTGTGGTcgggtggaggagacaggggaggagacaggggaggagggaggatcaTCCTCAGATGGGGGGAGCGCAACGCGTCTCTACCAATACGACGGGCTGCCTGGAGAGGGGGCGGGCCAGAACGGGGTGGACTGCCTGCTGCGACAGAGGGTCCTCGCCGTCTCTGTGATGGACCGGCTGACGGAGATGCACGGGTCGGCCACGCTCAGCTTTAGCTCCGCCCTCGCCGCCCAGGTGGCCGCACGCTCACACACCTTTACCAACATGGAGGAGCAGACTTTTGGAGATGacgaggagggagatgaggaagaagaggctTCTGAAACGAGTGGACGACGGGTGCCCGAGGGAGATTAG
- the vezt gene encoding vezatin isoform X1, which translates to MTEEFDEDVVFENSPLFQYLQDLGHTDFEACPTVSQEEECGGGEATISQQDFPPKSTGGLLWQWAEAVWRRTPFHQAAASHRMEQQLDGVFGQYSVRCVLEQDVLLQEDVELIELLDPSLLTLGSSSGCPGLGHTLPRPRLLATPSHWDVAVLVGLAAVLLGLYTISEGVWSLAAVPWGAAVLGWVGLRGAGLWRQGQMQRAVHTRASELQALVGNSKTLTSLARKSLRLVQETEVISRGFTLLLDRVSAASSFSRAGPGAGPRGQQLIGLRKAVYRALRSAFRASRRATCHMLKSYPLNSEIDNVTNYVSAVPLKELGLGLGVEHLSDEQAQELTDDFSLPALKVLFQLWVGQSSECFRRLALLLSPLRLEEPSEGGVKGEACPPLHCTIGMVTEPLHHALASCLGDLQRSYDFHRYFETQPRSHGTDRVGRAREKCRELNTLHTSVRSLQLHLKALLSEMIIMEDDLEKLMVSREAVEVTCEGYQDLSDRLHHLQPHMQASAGCWEDTLGQVERMLRRANNCPGTPEGPEQCDPPVPKAPPPTYTLILDRDPVPEEQELEAYVSDSDSDGEFKGSVCDMLSPEDRERQRREREESRRVLSELKAVLGMRASEGERRKWKQLLFNDQAAVTPTVSGELPSDSAPVEAPPSVEAPPSVAVAETDGREGNHLPESFKEQENQEEVRDDSSLKETEKEAEHVTEFTCGRVEETGEETGEEGGSSSDGGSATRLYQYDGLPGEGAGQNGVDCLLRQRVLAVSVMDRLTEMHGSATLSFSSALAAQVAARSHTFTNMEEQTFGDDEEGDEEEEASETSGRRVPEGD; encoded by the exons aactctcctctcttccagtaCCTGCAGGATCTAGGACACACAGATTTCGAGGCATGTCCGACCGTATCACAGGAGGAAGagtgtggtggaggagaggcgaCCATCTCCCAGCAGGATTTCCCTCCCAAATCTACA GGAGGGCTTTTATGGCAATGGGCTGAAGCCGTATGGAGGCGCACCCCGTTTCACCAGGCCGCGGCTTCCCATAGGATGGAGCAGCAGCTG gacgGTGTGTTTGGCCAGTACTCTGTGAGgtgtgtgctggagcaggacgTGCTGCTGCAGGAGGATGTGGAGCTGATTGAGCTGCTGGACCCCAGCCTGCTCACCCTGGGCTCCTCCTCGGGCTGTCCCGGCCTGGGTCACACCCTGCCCAGGCCCCGCCTCCTGGCCACGCCCTCACACTG GGACGTTGCTGTGCTGGTGGGCCTGGCCGCCGTGCTCCTGGGCCTGTACACCATCTCAGAGGGGGTGTGGTCTCTGGCGGCCGTCCCCTGGGGTGCAGCTGTTctgggctgggtggggctgAGGGGAGCGGGCTTGTGGAGGCAGGGCCAGATGCAGAGGGCCGTACATACCCGGGCCTCAGAGCTGCAGGCACTGGTGGGGAACAGCAAAACGCTGACCAGCCTGGCTCGGAAATCCCTGCGTCTGGTGCAGGAGACGGAGGTCATTTCTAGGGGGTTCACCCT TTTGCTCGACAGGGTGAGTGCCGCCAGCTCCTTTAGCAGGGCagggccgggggcggggcctaGAGGGCAACAGCTGATTGGCCTGAGGAAGGCGGTTTACCGGGCCCTCCGCTCAGCCTTCCGAGCGTCCCGCAGAGCCACCTGCCACATGCTCAAATC GTACCCCCTCAACTCTGAGATCGACAATGTGACCAACTACGTGTCTGCTGTTCCGCTGAAggagctgggcctgggcctgggggtgGAGCATCTGAGCGACGAGCAGGCGCAGGAGCTAACAGACGACTTCAGCCTCCCGGCCCTGAAG GTGCTGTTCCAGCTGTGGGTGGGACAGAGCTCTGAGTGTTTCCGCCGATTGGCCCTGCTGCTGTCACCGCTGCGATTGGAAGAACCCTCTGAGGGCGGGGTGAAGGGCGAGGCCTGTCCGCCTCTGCATTGCACTATCGGTATGGTAACGGAACCCCTCCACCATGCCCTGGCCAGTTGCCTGGGCGATCTGCAGCGCAGCTACGACTTCCACCGCTACTTTGAGACCCAACCGCGGTCCCACGGCACGGACAGGGTGGGGCGCGCCAGGGAGAAATGCCGAGAGCTGAACACCCTCCACACGTCGGTACGCAGCCTTCAGCTGCACCTCAAAGCCCTGCTCAGCGA GATGATCATCATGGAGGACGACCTGGAGAAGCTGATGGTGTCCAGGGAGGCGGTGGAGGTGACGTGTGAGGGCTACCAGGACCTCAGTGACCGGCTGCACCACCTGCAGCCCCACATGCAGGCCAGCGCCGGCTGCTGGGAGGACACACTGGGCCAGGTGGAGCGCATGCTGCGACGCGCCAACAACTGCCCGG GAACCCCTGAAGGCCCAGAGCAGTGTGACCCCCCTGTCCCcaaggcccctccccccacctacaCCCTGATCCTGGACAGGGACCCTGTGCCTGAGGAACAG GAGCTGGAGGCGTACGTGTCGGACTCAGACTCTGACGGCGAGTTTAAGGGCTCGGTGTGTGACATGCTGTCCCCAGAGGACAGGGAGCGGCAGCggcgggagagggaggagtctcGCCGCGTCCTGTCAGAGCTCAAAGCCGTGCTGGGCATGCGAGCCtccgagggagagaggaggaagtggaaaCAGCTGCTGTTCAACGACCAAG CCGCAGTGACGCCTACCGTGTCTGGGGAACTTCCGAGTGACTCCGCCCCAGTGGAGGCTCCGCCTTCTGTGGAAGCTCCGCCTTCGGTGGCCGTGGCAGAGACGGACGGCAGGGAGGGAAACCATCTGCCAGAGAGTTTTAAAGagcaggagaaccaggaggaggTCAGGGATGACTCTTCCCTTaaagagactgagaaagaggcTGAGCATGTGACTGAATTCACTTGTGGTcgggtggaggagacaggggaggagacaggggaggagggaggatcaTCCTCAGATGGGGGGAGCGCAACGCGTCTCTACCAATACGACGGGCTGCCTGGAGAGGGGGCGGGCCAGAACGGGGTGGACTGCCTGCTGCGACAGAGGGTCCTCGCCGTCTCTGTGATGGACCGGCTGACGGAGATGCACGGGTCGGCCACGCTCAGCTTTAGCTCCGCCCTCGCCGCCCAGGTGGCCGCACGCTCACACACCTTTACCAACATGGAGGAGCAGACTTTTGGAGATGacgaggagggagatgaggaagaagaggctTCTGAAACGAGTGGACGACGGGTGCCCGAGGGAGATTAG